The following are from one region of the Micromonas commoda chromosome 12, complete sequence genome:
- a CDS encoding predicted protein produces MSRVEDELLGLLSDLDGTEKRAGLVGSSLSGARRPGGKGESSDARGIEPGSSEPRSSDPTVATVARSANAYGAGAGGSGSRKADCLVLDLDGTLLNRECVITPRTAEALRECAAAGVVVFIATGKARPAAIRAAATAGLDGDDGVVSRKSPGVFIQGLDVYGREGDPIYKAEMPHDVVREAFGLVYGQGLSTKVALTAFCGDECATLASHPLLDELSSLYHEPKSVAWDDVDQLVHAANAAFGGNATASGVQKLLLMAETAEEIDDARPRWEALFGSRAEVTQAVPNMLEILPLGNDKARGVRTLLTHLDVDVSRVVAVGDGENDLGMLRLVGRGVAMGNAGAKVKAAARETLAATNDEDGVAEAIQRFVL; encoded by the coding sequence AtgtcgcgcgtcgaggacgagctctTGGGTTTGCTCTCGGATTTGGACGGTACCGAAAAGCGAGCCGGGCTGGTGGGCTCAAGCCTGAGCGGCGCGAGAAGGCCTGGCGGGAAGGGCGAGAGttcggacgcgcggggaatcgaacccgggTCCTCGGAACCGCGTTCGAGCGACCCGACCGTCGCGACTGTCGCGAGGTCCGCCAACGcgtacggcgccggcgccggcgggtcgGGCTCGCGCAAGGCGGATtgcctcgtcctcgacctcgacggcaccctgcTCAACCGCGAGTGCGTCATCaccccgaggacggcggaggcgctgagggagtgcgccgccgcgggagtcgTCGTTTTTATCGCCACGGGTAAGGCGAGGCCGGCGGCtattcgcgccgccgccaccgcgggcctcgacggcgacgacggcgtcgtctccaGAAAGTCCCCGGGCGTGTTCATCCAGGGACTGGACGTGTACGGTCGCGAGGGCGATCCCATCTACAAGGCTGAGATGCCACACGACGTGGTGCGCGAGGCGTTCGGGCTCGTGTACGGGCAGGGTCTGTCGACGAAGGTTGCGCTGACGGCTTTTTGCGGCGACGAGtgcgccaccctcgcgtcgcatccGCTGCTCGATGAGCTCAGCTCGTTGTACCACGAGCCCAAATCGGTGGCctgggacgacgtcgatcaGCTGGTtcacgccgcgaacgccgcgttcggcgggaacgccaccgcgagcggcgtgcAGAAGCTCCTGTTgatggcggagacggcggaggagatcgacgacGCTCGGCCGCGATGGGAGGCGCTGTTCGGGTCTCGGGCCGAGGTGACGCAGGCGGTGCCCAACATGCTCGAGATCCTCCCGCTCGGCAACGACAAGGCGAGGGGGGTGCGGACGCTGCTGACGCacctcgacgtggacgtgtcgagggtcgtcgccgtgggggACGGCGAGAACGACCTCGGGATGTTGAGGCTGGtgggccgcggcgtcgccatgggTAACGCGGGGGCAaaggtcaaggcggcggcgagggagacgctggcggcgacgaacgacgaggacggcgtggcggaggcgatccAGAGGTTCGTGCTgtga
- a CDS encoding predicted protein, with amino-acid sequence MGAGEERDKYNSQAKEDDARQYGVWGVDGIRQRSASFAKMEEDWEQTVRASPQRPSQSKHDRDRDVVDIRHLGGADAQVAKRSDRFWKREWFHDPARDGTRMGYHADGIRQKSASFAAMTADWEDAVSQVWINAGATEVATQRLLILGAKWQKGALGEIYRDPEAVSVMVRSLESLLPGANPAAVFHGCPEAALVCVDRNALSAQLVALRTGVGIARFDLARVVTHSPSLLLVRDAERECAESAAALRATFLGTLLGDEGVAAAIEVCPALLEAPAEDVVGAFEGFRDDVGEKLANVGGASFRLALDRHDAGAGCVGPSSVGGLIGEMADGDKKEAARETGMRHAVDYAGRVAEPYLRRAKVAREKARPR; translated from the exons ATGGGCGCGGGAGAGGAGAGGGACAAGTACAACTCgcaggcgaaggaggacgacgcgcggcagTACGGCGTGTGGGGCGTGGACGGGATCCGACAGCGGtccgcgtccttcgcgaagatggaggaggacTGGGAACAGACGGTACGCGCATCGCCGCAACGGCCGTCCCAATCGAAGcacgaccgcgaccgcgacgtggTGGACATCCGGCACTTGGGCGGAGCCGACGCGCAGGTGGCCAAGAGAAGCGACCGGTTCTGGAAGCGGGAGTGGTTCCACGACCCAGCGCGCGATGGCACCCGCATGGGGTACCACGCCGACGGGATCCGCCAAAAGTctgcgtcgttcgcggccaTGACCGCCGACTGGGAAGACGCg GTCAGCCAGGTGTGGATCAAcgccggcgccaccgagGTGGCCACGCAGCGTTTGCTCATCCTCGGCGCCAAATGGCAGAAGGGGGCGCTCGGAGAGATTTACCGCGACCCGGAGGCTGTCTCCGTCATGGTCCGATCGTTGGAGTCCCTCCTGCCgggcgcgaaccccgcggcggtgttccACGGATgccccgaggcggcgctcgtgtgCGTGGACAGGAACGCCCTCTccgcgcagctcgtcgcgctcaggACCGGCGTGGGGATCGCTCGTTTCGACCTCGCGAGAGTCGTGACGCATTCGCCGTCGCTGCtgctcgtgcgcgacgcggagagggaatgcgcggagagcgccgcggcgctccgagCCACCTTCCTCGGAACGCTCCTTggggacgagggcgtcgccgcggcgatcgaggtGTGCCCGGCGCTGTtggaggcgcccgcggaggacgtcgtcggcgcgttcgaggggttcagggacgacgtcggcgagaaACTGGCCAacgtcgggggcgcgtcgtTTCGACTGGCGCTGGATCGacacgacgcgggcgccggctgTGTCGGCCCGTCTAGCGTCGGCGGCCTCATCGGCGAGATGGCGGACGGGGacaagaaggaggcggcgagggagacgggGATGAGACACGCGGTGGACTACGCGGGTCGCGTGGCGGAGCCGTACCTG